One region of Nycticebus coucang isolate mNycCou1 chromosome 10, mNycCou1.pri, whole genome shotgun sequence genomic DNA includes:
- the ALKBH6 gene encoding alpha-ketoglutarate-dependent dioxygenase alkB homolog 6 isoform X2 — MEVLNLEIGGDTGLRTGCKELVSMEEQDSRVPALEPFRVEQAPPVIYYVPDFISKEEEEYLLRQVFNAPKPKWTQLSGRRLQNWGGLPHPRGMVPERLPPWLQRYVDKVSDLRLFGGLPANHVLVNQYLPGEGIMPWCPLPSPMRMDHCTTRLSAPSAWAPTPCWTSTSHGSQRTMTLWNRPSAMALSPPLGPRLPSEPLNHPPGVPREPEAAGCTVCLLSGEERIRPEQAQNLAQDSLDPPEHFWGRLRGTEPTAGPPRLLMPSSHEDSAGGKHCEPISGLEVLEAEQDGLHLCLLGMERGWGPWALAQRGMVQLQALQADLRGAAERVDALLAFGEGLAQRSEPWAWASLEQILRALGAHRDTIFRRLWQLQAQLVGYSLVFKDAGTLDQDLEIEEDSDGPGPGGVWGPWASNSFPTSAELEWDPAGDVGGLGPLGQKTAWTPVVPCELCGHRAPQVRGQGLEDMLMSGLSHRKHLAGYRRCALFQKPQDKKRQMSPSLQDVTLEVDTGAPDPASRWPLAFLLILLILLLLLVGAALLLPMSGVLCCFHVRLARTPYLVLSYVNGLPPI; from the exons ATGGAAGTGTTGAATTTAGAAATTGGAGGGGACACTGGTTTACG GACTGGGTGCAAGGAGTTGGTGTCGATGGAGGAACAGGACTCCAGGGTCCCAGCCCTGGAACCATTCAGGGTGGAGCAG GCACCACCTGTAATCTactatgtccctgatttcatttccaaggAAGAGGAGGAGTATTTGCTTCGACAG GTTTTTAATGCCCCAAAGCCAAAATGgacccagctctctgggaggaggTTACAGAACTGGG GTGGGCTCCCCCATCCTCGGGGAATGGTTCCTGAGCGGCTACCCCCATGGCTTCAGCGCTACGTGGACAAAGTATCTGACCTCCGACTTTTTGGGGGTCTCCCAGCTAACCATGTCCTTGTGAACCAGTATCTGCCTGGGGAGGGCATCATG ccctggtgCCCACTCCCCAGCCCCATGAGGATGGACCACTGTACTACCCGACTGTCAGCACCATCAGCCTGGGCTCCCACACCATGCTGGACCTCTACGAGCCACGGCAGCCAGAGAACGATGACCCTATGGAACAG GCCCTCAGCTATGGCCCTATCCCCACCTCTGGGCCCTCGACTCCCCTCAGAGCCCCTCAACCACCCCCCTGGAGTCCCTAGGGAGCCGGAAGCTGCTGGATGCACCGTCTGCCTTCTATCTGGAGAGGAGAGAATCAG GCCAGAGCAGGCCCAGAACCTGGCACAGGACTCCCTGGACCCTCCTGAGCACTTCTGGGGTAGGCTAAGGGGCACTGAGCCCACTGCTGGCCCCCCAAGATTGTTAATGCCCTCTTCCCATGAGGACTCAGCTGGAGGCAAACATTGTGAG CCCATCTCTGGCCTGGAGGTACTAGAGGCTGAGCAAGATGGCCTGCACCTTTGCCTATTGGGGATGGAGCGAGGCTGGGGGCCCTGGGCATTGGCCCAGAGAGGAATGGTCCAGTTGCAG GCCCTGCAGGCAGACCTTCGAGGGGCAGCAGAGCGTGTGGATGCACTGCTGGCATTTGGTGAGGGGCTGGCACAGCGGAGTGAGCCTTGGGCCTGGGCATCCCTGGAGCAGATCCTGAGGGCCCTTGGAGCCCACCGAGACACCATCTTCCGACGGCTCTGGCAGCTGCAGGCCCAGCTGGTCGGCTATAGCCTG GTGTTCAAGGATGCTGGCACACTGGACCAGGACTTGGAGATTGAGGAGGACTCAGATGGGCCAGGACCTGGTGGAGTCTGGGGGCCCTGGGCATCCAATAGCTTCCCTACTTCTGCAGAGTTGGAATGGGACCCAGCAGGGGATGTTGGGGGCCTCGGACCCTTGGGGCAAAAGACAGCCTGGACACCAGTGGttccctgtgagctgtgtggccacAGGGCCCCTCAGGTCAGGGGACAAGGCCTTGAG GATATGCTCATGTCTGGTCTCAGCCACCGGAAACACTTAGCAGGTTACCGAAGATGTGCCCTATTCCAGAAGCCTCAG GACAAGAAGAGGCAAATGTCTCCCAGTCTCCAGGATGTGACATTGGAGGTGGATACTGG GGCCCCCGATCCTGCATCCAGGTGGCCCCTGGCCTTCCTCCTtatcctcctcatcctcctccttctcctggtAGGGGCCGCATTGCTCCTGCCCATGTCAGGGGTTCTCTGCTGCTTTCATGTCCGACTGGCCAGGACACCTTACCTGGTGCTCAGTTACGTCAATGGTCTCCCCCCAATCTGA
- the ALKBH6 gene encoding alpha-ketoglutarate-dependent dioxygenase alkB homolog 6 isoform X1 codes for MEVLNLEIGGDTGLRTGCKELVSMEEQDSRVPALEPFRVEQAPPVIYYVPDFISKEEEEYLLRQVFNAPKPKWTQLSGRRLQNWGGLPHPRGMVPERLPPWLQRYVDKVSDLRLFGGLPANHVLVNQYLPGEGIMPWCPLPSPMRMDHCTTRLSAPSAWAPTPCWTSTSHGSQRTMTLWNRPSAMALSPPLGPRLPSEPLNHPPGVPREPEAAGCTVCLLSGEERIRPEQAQNLAQDSLDPPEHFWGRLRGTEPTAGPPRLLMPSSHEDSAGGKHCEQPISGLEVLEAEQDGLHLCLLGMERGWGPWALAQRGMVQLQALQADLRGAAERVDALLAFGEGLAQRSEPWAWASLEQILRALGAHRDTIFRRLWQLQAQLVGYSLVFKDAGTLDQDLEIEEDSDGPGPGGVWGPWASNSFPTSAELEWDPAGDVGGLGPLGQKTAWTPVVPCELCGHRAPQVRGQGLEDMLMSGLSHRKHLAGYRRCALFQKPQDKKRQMSPSLQDVTLEVDTGAPDPASRWPLAFLLILLILLLLLVGAALLLPMSGVLCCFHVRLARTPYLVLSYVNGLPPI; via the exons ATGGAAGTGTTGAATTTAGAAATTGGAGGGGACACTGGTTTACG GACTGGGTGCAAGGAGTTGGTGTCGATGGAGGAACAGGACTCCAGGGTCCCAGCCCTGGAACCATTCAGGGTGGAGCAG GCACCACCTGTAATCTactatgtccctgatttcatttccaaggAAGAGGAGGAGTATTTGCTTCGACAG GTTTTTAATGCCCCAAAGCCAAAATGgacccagctctctgggaggaggTTACAGAACTGGG GTGGGCTCCCCCATCCTCGGGGAATGGTTCCTGAGCGGCTACCCCCATGGCTTCAGCGCTACGTGGACAAAGTATCTGACCTCCGACTTTTTGGGGGTCTCCCAGCTAACCATGTCCTTGTGAACCAGTATCTGCCTGGGGAGGGCATCATG ccctggtgCCCACTCCCCAGCCCCATGAGGATGGACCACTGTACTACCCGACTGTCAGCACCATCAGCCTGGGCTCCCACACCATGCTGGACCTCTACGAGCCACGGCAGCCAGAGAACGATGACCCTATGGAACAG GCCCTCAGCTATGGCCCTATCCCCACCTCTGGGCCCTCGACTCCCCTCAGAGCCCCTCAACCACCCCCCTGGAGTCCCTAGGGAGCCGGAAGCTGCTGGATGCACCGTCTGCCTTCTATCTGGAGAGGAGAGAATCAG GCCAGAGCAGGCCCAGAACCTGGCACAGGACTCCCTGGACCCTCCTGAGCACTTCTGGGGTAGGCTAAGGGGCACTGAGCCCACTGCTGGCCCCCCAAGATTGTTAATGCCCTCTTCCCATGAGGACTCAGCTGGAGGCAAACATTGTGAG CAGCCCATCTCTGGCCTGGAGGTACTAGAGGCTGAGCAAGATGGCCTGCACCTTTGCCTATTGGGGATGGAGCGAGGCTGGGGGCCCTGGGCATTGGCCCAGAGAGGAATGGTCCAGTTGCAG GCCCTGCAGGCAGACCTTCGAGGGGCAGCAGAGCGTGTGGATGCACTGCTGGCATTTGGTGAGGGGCTGGCACAGCGGAGTGAGCCTTGGGCCTGGGCATCCCTGGAGCAGATCCTGAGGGCCCTTGGAGCCCACCGAGACACCATCTTCCGACGGCTCTGGCAGCTGCAGGCCCAGCTGGTCGGCTATAGCCTG GTGTTCAAGGATGCTGGCACACTGGACCAGGACTTGGAGATTGAGGAGGACTCAGATGGGCCAGGACCTGGTGGAGTCTGGGGGCCCTGGGCATCCAATAGCTTCCCTACTTCTGCAGAGTTGGAATGGGACCCAGCAGGGGATGTTGGGGGCCTCGGACCCTTGGGGCAAAAGACAGCCTGGACACCAGTGGttccctgtgagctgtgtggccacAGGGCCCCTCAGGTCAGGGGACAAGGCCTTGAG GATATGCTCATGTCTGGTCTCAGCCACCGGAAACACTTAGCAGGTTACCGAAGATGTGCCCTATTCCAGAAGCCTCAG GACAAGAAGAGGCAAATGTCTCCCAGTCTCCAGGATGTGACATTGGAGGTGGATACTGG GGCCCCCGATCCTGCATCCAGGTGGCCCCTGGCCTTCCTCCTtatcctcctcatcctcctccttctcctggtAGGGGCCGCATTGCTCCTGCCCATGTCAGGGGTTCTCTGCTGCTTTCATGTCCGACTGGCCAGGACACCTTACCTGGTGCTCAGTTACGTCAATGGTCTCCCCCCAATCTGA
- the ALKBH6 gene encoding alpha-ketoglutarate-dependent dioxygenase alkB homolog 6 isoform X5: MEVLNLEIGGDTGLRTGCKELVSMEEQDSRVPALEPFRVEQAPPVIYYVPDFISKEEEEYLLRQVFNAPKPKWTQLSGRRLQNWGGLPHPRGMVPERLPPWLQRYVDKVSDLRLFGGLPANHVLVNQYLPGEGIMPWCPLPSPMRMDHCTTRLSAPSAWAPTPCWTSTSHGSQRTMTLWNRPSAMALSPPLGPRLPSEPLNHPPGVPREPEAAGCTVCLLSGEERIRPEQAQNLAQDSLDPPEHFWGRLRGTEPTAGPPRLLMPSSHEDSAGGKHCEQPISGLEVLEAEQDGLHLCLLGMERGWGPWALAQRGMVQLQALQADLRGAAERVDALLAFGEGLAQRSEPWAWASLEQILRALGAHRDTIFRRLWQLQAQLVGYSLVFKDAGTLDQDLEIEEDSDGPGPGGVWGPWASNSFPTSAELEWDPAGDVGGLGPLGQKTAWTPVVPCELCGHRAPQVRGQGLEEPHTPFYPQDMLMSGLSHRKHLAGYRRCALFQKPQDKKRQMSPSLQDVTLEVDTGAPDPASRWPLAFLLILLILLLLLVGAALLLPMSGVLCCFHVRLARTPYLVLSYVNGLPPI; encoded by the exons ATGGAAGTGTTGAATTTAGAAATTGGAGGGGACACTGGTTTACG GACTGGGTGCAAGGAGTTGGTGTCGATGGAGGAACAGGACTCCAGGGTCCCAGCCCTGGAACCATTCAGGGTGGAGCAG GCACCACCTGTAATCTactatgtccctgatttcatttccaaggAAGAGGAGGAGTATTTGCTTCGACAG GTTTTTAATGCCCCAAAGCCAAAATGgacccagctctctgggaggaggTTACAGAACTGGG GTGGGCTCCCCCATCCTCGGGGAATGGTTCCTGAGCGGCTACCCCCATGGCTTCAGCGCTACGTGGACAAAGTATCTGACCTCCGACTTTTTGGGGGTCTCCCAGCTAACCATGTCCTTGTGAACCAGTATCTGCCTGGGGAGGGCATCATG ccctggtgCCCACTCCCCAGCCCCATGAGGATGGACCACTGTACTACCCGACTGTCAGCACCATCAGCCTGGGCTCCCACACCATGCTGGACCTCTACGAGCCACGGCAGCCAGAGAACGATGACCCTATGGAACAG GCCCTCAGCTATGGCCCTATCCCCACCTCTGGGCCCTCGACTCCCCTCAGAGCCCCTCAACCACCCCCCTGGAGTCCCTAGGGAGCCGGAAGCTGCTGGATGCACCGTCTGCCTTCTATCTGGAGAGGAGAGAATCAG GCCAGAGCAGGCCCAGAACCTGGCACAGGACTCCCTGGACCCTCCTGAGCACTTCTGGGGTAGGCTAAGGGGCACTGAGCCCACTGCTGGCCCCCCAAGATTGTTAATGCCCTCTTCCCATGAGGACTCAGCTGGAGGCAAACATTGTGAG CAGCCCATCTCTGGCCTGGAGGTACTAGAGGCTGAGCAAGATGGCCTGCACCTTTGCCTATTGGGGATGGAGCGAGGCTGGGGGCCCTGGGCATTGGCCCAGAGAGGAATGGTCCAGTTGCAG GCCCTGCAGGCAGACCTTCGAGGGGCAGCAGAGCGTGTGGATGCACTGCTGGCATTTGGTGAGGGGCTGGCACAGCGGAGTGAGCCTTGGGCCTGGGCATCCCTGGAGCAGATCCTGAGGGCCCTTGGAGCCCACCGAGACACCATCTTCCGACGGCTCTGGCAGCTGCAGGCCCAGCTGGTCGGCTATAGCCTG GTGTTCAAGGATGCTGGCACACTGGACCAGGACTTGGAGATTGAGGAGGACTCAGATGGGCCAGGACCTGGTGGAGTCTGGGGGCCCTGGGCATCCAATAGCTTCCCTACTTCTGCAGAGTTGGAATGGGACCCAGCAGGGGATGTTGGGGGCCTCGGACCCTTGGGGCAAAAGACAGCCTGGACACCAGTGGttccctgtgagctgtgtggccacAGGGCCCCTCAGGTCAGGGGACAAGGCCTTGAG G AGCCACATACCCCTTTCTATCCACAGGATATGCTCATGTCTGGTCTCAGCCACCGGAAACACTTAGCAGGTTACCGAAGATGTGCCCTATTCCAGAAGCCTCAG GACAAGAAGAGGCAAATGTCTCCCAGTCTCCAGGATGTGACATTGGAGGTGGATACTGG GGCCCCCGATCCTGCATCCAGGTGGCCCCTGGCCTTCCTCCTtatcctcctcatcctcctccttctcctggtAGGGGCCGCATTGCTCCTGCCCATGTCAGGGGTTCTCTGCTGCTTTCATGTCCGACTGGCCAGGACACCTTACCTGGTGCTCAGTTACGTCAATGGTCTCCCCCCAATCTGA
- the ALKBH6 gene encoding alpha-ketoglutarate-dependent dioxygenase alkB homolog 6 isoform X4, producing MEVLNLEIGGDTGLRTGCKELVSMEEQDSRVPALEPFRVEQAPPVIYYVPDFISKEEEEYLLRQVFNAPKPKWTQLSGRRLQNWGGLPHPRGMVPERLPPWLQRYVDKVSDLRLFGGLPANHVLVNQYLPGEGIMPHEDGPLYYPTVSTISLGSHTMLDLYEPRQPENDDPMEQPRPPPQPTTSLLLEQRSLLVLRGTAYTRLLHGIAATSIDALDATLPCNAAACPLARPGACLARSTRVSLTIRRVPRVLRAGLLLSK from the exons ATGGAAGTGTTGAATTTAGAAATTGGAGGGGACACTGGTTTACG GACTGGGTGCAAGGAGTTGGTGTCGATGGAGGAACAGGACTCCAGGGTCCCAGCCCTGGAACCATTCAGGGTGGAGCAG GCACCACCTGTAATCTactatgtccctgatttcatttccaaggAAGAGGAGGAGTATTTGCTTCGACAG GTTTTTAATGCCCCAAAGCCAAAATGgacccagctctctgggaggaggTTACAGAACTGGG GTGGGCTCCCCCATCCTCGGGGAATGGTTCCTGAGCGGCTACCCCCATGGCTTCAGCGCTACGTGGACAAAGTATCTGACCTCCGACTTTTTGGGGGTCTCCCAGCTAACCATGTCCTTGTGAACCAGTATCTGCCTGGGGAGGGCATCATG CCCCATGAGGATGGACCACTGTACTACCCGACTGTCAGCACCATCAGCCTGGGCTCCCACACCATGCTGGACCTCTACGAGCCACGGCAGCCAGAGAACGATGACCCTATGGAACAG CCCcggcccccaccccagcccaccaCCTCGCTGTTGCTGGAACAGCGCAGCCTGCTGGTGCTCCGTGGCACCGCCTACACGCGCCTCCTCCATGGCATCGCAGCCACCAGCATAGACGCACTCGATGCCACCTTGCCATGCAATGCAGCCGCCTGCCCGTTGGCGAGGCCTGGAGCTTGCCTGGCCCGCAGCACCCGGGTCTCCCTGACTATTCGCCGCGTGCCCCGCGTGCTGCGTGCTGGCCTCCTGCTCAGCAAGTAA
- the ALKBH6 gene encoding alpha-ketoglutarate-dependent dioxygenase alkB homolog 6 isoform X3 produces the protein MEEQDSRVPALEPFRVEQAPPVIYYVPDFISKEEEEYLLRQVFNAPKPKWTQLSGRRLQNWGGLPHPRGMVPERLPPWLQRYVDKVSDLRLFGGLPANHVLVNQYLPGEGIMPWCPLPSPMRMDHCTTRLSAPSAWAPTPCWTSTSHGSQRTMTLWNRPSAMALSPPLGPRLPSEPLNHPPGVPREPEAAGCTVCLLSGEERIRPEQAQNLAQDSLDPPEHFWGRLRGTEPTAGPPRLLMPSSHEDSAGGKHCEQPISGLEVLEAEQDGLHLCLLGMERGWGPWALAQRGMVQLQALQADLRGAAERVDALLAFGEGLAQRSEPWAWASLEQILRALGAHRDTIFRRLWQLQAQLVGYSLVFKDAGTLDQDLEIEEDSDGPGPGGVWGPWASNSFPTSAELEWDPAGDVGGLGPLGQKTAWTPVVPCELCGHRAPQVRGQGLEDMLMSGLSHRKHLAGYRRCALFQKPQDKKRQMSPSLQDVTLEVDTGAPDPASRWPLAFLLILLILLLLLVGAALLLPMSGVLCCFHVRLARTPYLVLSYVNGLPPI, from the exons ATGGAGGAACAGGACTCCAGGGTCCCAGCCCTGGAACCATTCAGGGTGGAGCAG GCACCACCTGTAATCTactatgtccctgatttcatttccaaggAAGAGGAGGAGTATTTGCTTCGACAG GTTTTTAATGCCCCAAAGCCAAAATGgacccagctctctgggaggaggTTACAGAACTGGG GTGGGCTCCCCCATCCTCGGGGAATGGTTCCTGAGCGGCTACCCCCATGGCTTCAGCGCTACGTGGACAAAGTATCTGACCTCCGACTTTTTGGGGGTCTCCCAGCTAACCATGTCCTTGTGAACCAGTATCTGCCTGGGGAGGGCATCATG ccctggtgCCCACTCCCCAGCCCCATGAGGATGGACCACTGTACTACCCGACTGTCAGCACCATCAGCCTGGGCTCCCACACCATGCTGGACCTCTACGAGCCACGGCAGCCAGAGAACGATGACCCTATGGAACAG GCCCTCAGCTATGGCCCTATCCCCACCTCTGGGCCCTCGACTCCCCTCAGAGCCCCTCAACCACCCCCCTGGAGTCCCTAGGGAGCCGGAAGCTGCTGGATGCACCGTCTGCCTTCTATCTGGAGAGGAGAGAATCAG GCCAGAGCAGGCCCAGAACCTGGCACAGGACTCCCTGGACCCTCCTGAGCACTTCTGGGGTAGGCTAAGGGGCACTGAGCCCACTGCTGGCCCCCCAAGATTGTTAATGCCCTCTTCCCATGAGGACTCAGCTGGAGGCAAACATTGTGAG CAGCCCATCTCTGGCCTGGAGGTACTAGAGGCTGAGCAAGATGGCCTGCACCTTTGCCTATTGGGGATGGAGCGAGGCTGGGGGCCCTGGGCATTGGCCCAGAGAGGAATGGTCCAGTTGCAG GCCCTGCAGGCAGACCTTCGAGGGGCAGCAGAGCGTGTGGATGCACTGCTGGCATTTGGTGAGGGGCTGGCACAGCGGAGTGAGCCTTGGGCCTGGGCATCCCTGGAGCAGATCCTGAGGGCCCTTGGAGCCCACCGAGACACCATCTTCCGACGGCTCTGGCAGCTGCAGGCCCAGCTGGTCGGCTATAGCCTG GTGTTCAAGGATGCTGGCACACTGGACCAGGACTTGGAGATTGAGGAGGACTCAGATGGGCCAGGACCTGGTGGAGTCTGGGGGCCCTGGGCATCCAATAGCTTCCCTACTTCTGCAGAGTTGGAATGGGACCCAGCAGGGGATGTTGGGGGCCTCGGACCCTTGGGGCAAAAGACAGCCTGGACACCAGTGGttccctgtgagctgtgtggccacAGGGCCCCTCAGGTCAGGGGACAAGGCCTTGAG GATATGCTCATGTCTGGTCTCAGCCACCGGAAACACTTAGCAGGTTACCGAAGATGTGCCCTATTCCAGAAGCCTCAG GACAAGAAGAGGCAAATGTCTCCCAGTCTCCAGGATGTGACATTGGAGGTGGATACTGG GGCCCCCGATCCTGCATCCAGGTGGCCCCTGGCCTTCCTCCTtatcctcctcatcctcctccttctcctggtAGGGGCCGCATTGCTCCTGCCCATGTCAGGGGTTCTCTGCTGCTTTCATGTCCGACTGGCCAGGACACCTTACCTGGTGCTCAGTTACGTCAATGGTCTCCCCCCAATCTGA